ATAAACTAATACACTGTGTGCTATGACTAAGGAAAATGCCAGAAACATGGCCACCTAGTCACACAGCTCCATCaatcctgtctccctctctctggttgcTATGACAACCTGGGTGTAATATGTGAGCTTTCATGCGTTACCATGGGAATGTGCTCTCTGTGGCACTGTGTGCTGTACAGCCAACCCAATGTCAGGTTGTAACACAGATCCACCTGACATATACACACATGGACTTGCAAGTCATCTTCAACCATATGTGTATAATAGCTTGTGCTGTACAGTATGTTCTGCATCctgaggagagggcagagagagaaagagggaacagaTAAAGCCATTGGAAATCACTGATTTAATTACCGATATTAAAAATGAAGAGGATACAAGTGTTAAATCCCTTAAGGATCCACCTACTCCCTCTCAATTCCACACCCATATGTGTAAGCAAAAACACAGAAACTCTGCTATGTTCTTGTATTAAAGACGCTATGGATTAGGACTGTATGTAGGAAAGATATAGTTCCTCTCCTATCAAAGACTACTGTAAATTAAAGGGTTTTGAGAATGTTGTGATTATCCCTTTGAAAAATCATGGCTTGGCACAAGGTCAATGTTCCCTCAAAGCTGTGCGCGTGCGCCACCTCCTCCAGGACTGCGGCGCAGAAGAAATACCATACCGCGCAGAGACGcaagagattgaacttcactgagTTAGCCCCATTAGTTTGCACTATATAGAACAACGTTTTTTTCTGTGATCGAATCAACATTATATCAGCCCCCTTTCAATGCAACAAACCAAACCAAATCTAACTTTACAAGACTgagtttgtgattttgttgtatGCAGAATCAAAGCGCAACGGAGTAGAATTATGTTGGTGGTATTTCAATCACCAGCGAGTGAATGCACTTTTCAGATCAGAGCGCAGAGCCGCGCGTGTGCACATTTGTTGATATTCTTTGCTAGTCAGcaagttattagcccagttatagataagTATAGGCCAGCAATGGGGAGAtactgcttcctacaagagcacaaaacgtgtagTCTTTATTTCAAGCTGTCTTTGAAAAGCATGTCAGATAAAAAGCGTATGTCTTAATTAAATGTGAGGTGTTGAATTTTGAGACAAGCTTGAATATGCAAataagccaataggcagaggggtaACCGACATGATCTAATTCTCTGTATGGTAATAATAATGATTTGTATTTTGTAAAGTCGGTTCTTGCATCATAGAACACAATACAATGACATGTACAGTCACCTGTTTGGCCTATGGCCAAGTAAAAAATCATGAATTCATGTCAAAACCTTCATAATGTAAAAAACGTTTTTAAAAGTCTCATGCAATGTAGGCCTGTACTGAACACCaggctactgtaggctatatCATAGAAATCAAAAGCTATTTCCATCTGAAAATGTTATGGGATTTGCTCCATTGGTTTTGTTAGTAGACCTACATTATGCTCCAATAGCCACaatagcctattggctactgtctaaaactgtaagggtacagcctcagtgttcactgtaaaCGTGCGCCAGAACCGGAAGTTGCACAAAATTCTCACAATGTTCAAGTTTCTGCTCACAAGACCAAACATTTGCTCAGTGCACCAGGaaattagagggaacattgcacAAGGTACTGTACCTTTGTGTCTTGACTCTGGAGAAAGAATTAGCATTTATGCTTGTCTCTCAGCATATTGAGCCCTAGTTTTTGGCCTGGATTCTGTTGCAGTAGTCCAATTTCCCCCATGCACTGATAATGCTTGATCTGAGATCTGAGGACTTTATGCCCAGGTTAAGAGGAATATCAATACATCTGGCAACACAGTGAAATATCCTGTTTTTCCTCTGATCTCAATCTGTCAGGCGCAGTGTGACACTTGAGTCAAATGTCACATTCCCACTGTGACTGGGCTCTGCATAGACCTCCACTGAGGAGACAGATACATCAGCCAGTTTAGCAGAGATGAAGAGCTGTATGCATCTTCCTGGCCTGGTTAGGAGAATGTGAAGCACATTCAGAATGGCAGAGTAGAGCAGCTGTGTTTAAATGTCTAAGAATACATCAAACTAATTATGATTCTGCGTTTGGTATAGGCTATATCATTCCTCCCATGCATCACTGGGGACAACAAGGTGCCATTATGAAAAAGGGGTACATAGAAGTAGAATACTTGTAGGAGTGCCACAACAAACTTTTTCTTATTTGTGTAAGCATAGTGCACTGACCAAACAGTGTTATGACACAGCACAGATTTGAGTTTTCAGGTTGTTCTTCCCTTAGTCTCCCACACAGAATACATACAAATTACAACCCCTCTCTAAGTTACTTAAGGACACAAGTGCATTCAAGTGTGAATGGAACACACTCATTTTTCCTCACCTATAAAAGCTTTCCAAAAAGCAGGGTGTAGTGCAGATTTATGAGTATAAGCCTTGTATTATTACACAATATGCCATGCTAGTTCCACGAATCACCAACAGATGTTCAGTGGGGAAACCATAAATCTCAACTTAATCTCTAACTCACTTACAGCAGACTGTAGTAGAAAAGCCAACTCTGTTTtgtactcagacagacagacagacagacagacagacagacagacagatggatggagaGCTCTGTCCAATTGCATTATACCTGTAGGTCTAAAACAAGGATAGAGCATTAGAGAGTGGCTGTGGCTTCCTGTTCTTACCTGTCCCATGCAGTCACTACTCATGAAGGCGTCACCAGTCCTCACAGTGGCCAACAATTCAACCGCTGACTGAAAGATCCTATAAACATCGGACTGCCACCTAGAGGCAAACATATCAAACATCTGCCCCGGATATAGAGTATCAGTAGCAAACAGATGTAGAGATATGATTCCACCTGGTTGTTATTTGTCAGAGCTGGTATACAGCTGACCTTTGATTGTTTGTTTGACCGGGGGGCGGTAGGTTAGCTGTTAAGAGTGCCAGTAACAGTTGCTCGTTTGAATCTCTGAGGCAACTAGGTGACAAATCTGCCAATGTGCCCATGAACAATgcacttaatcctaattgctcatgtaagtcgctctggataaatgactctgctaaatgactaaaatataaATTATTGTTGACAGGAATCAGCCTGTTGGATGAATGTTTTGTGGAATTTCTAATGAAGACAGAGATCTATTAGATATCAAAGTGTCATAATTATGGGGGAATACTGTAGTCAGAGGTGTACAGACAGTATATCACATCTCTATATTCTCAGTAAGCCAGGGCTTTATCTATCTTGACATCGACCTGTTCAGTTAAATTTGCCTCCAGTGAATAAATCAATAATTGCTTTGTTATATGGCAATTATATTTCTCCTCAGTGCAGAGGCTGGAGAGGAGTAAGTGAAGGGTATCAAGGATTCCACCATCTGTTGCCATGGCAGTGATGATGATCATTAGAGTCTGGGCTTCCTGAGTGCAGCCTCACTTATGCTAATGAGGTTCTGTTGTTCTGGCTTTGTGATCTGCACGCGACCGGAAGGCAGTGGGTTGCTGATCAGAACAGTCCAATGAGCTCGGCCAGGGAAGAGGGCAGTAGGGACCAAGGTCTAAATGGAACATTCCAGATGTTAAAGGTTGAGTTACTCAAACCTGTGCTTTTACAGGAACAGTTCTGCTGTGCAGCTGGATACCAGTTACAGGAACACTGTGGTGACTCAGAGGTaacagtgtgtcaaatcaaatacCACTCCGAGCATTACTGTGTTGGGTACTGACTCAGAACGTTTCTCAACATGGTACAATGTGAAGTATGTGAGTGGAGTGAGGATGTGTTGTTGTGAGAGTACTGAACTGTTCTGAATTATGACTTTTACAACCCTACCGTTATGGACCTTGTATTACATGTGGAAGATGTTGATATTTGTCATCTAGTAATGCCTTTCTTAATTGCCCCTGAGGCAAGTTGTATTGGATTCTATGAATAACATGTTATACAATTATTTGTCAATGTATTTGTGCTCACGCTCTGTGtctggggtgtgtttgtgtgtctccagGCTACAGATGTGGAGAGGCAGCTGTCCGCTCAGGTCCACTCATTACGGGACGACTTCAGAGAGAAGAGCATCTCTACCAACCAGCATATGACACGACTAGAGAGCCTACAGGCTGAGGTGAGACTAGAGAGCCTACAGGCTGAGGTGAGACTAGAGAGCCTACAGGCTGAGGTCAGACTAGAGAGCCTACAGGCTGAGGTCAGACTAGAGAGCCTACAGGCTGAGGTGAGACTAGAGAGCCTACAGGCTGAGGTGAGACTAGAGAGCCTACAGGCTGAGGTGAGACTAGAGAGCCTACAGGCTGAGGTCAGACTAGAGAGCCTACAGGCTGAGGTGAGACTAGAGAGCCTACAGGCTGAGGTCAGACTAGAGAGCCTACAGGCTGAGGTGAGACTAGAGAGCCTACAGGCTGAGGTCAGACTAGAGAGCCTACAGGCTGAGGTCAGACGAGAGAGCCTACAGGCTGAGGTGAGACTAGAGAGCCTACAGGCTGAGGTCAGACTAGAGAGCCTACAGGCTGAGGTCAGACTAGAGAGCCTACAGGCTGAGGTGAGACTAGAGAGCCTACAGGCTGAGGTGAGACTAGAGAGCCTACAGGCTGAGGTCAGACTAGAGAGCCTACAGGCTGAGGTGAGACTAGATAGCCTACAGGCTGAGGTCAGACTAGAGAGCCTACAGGCTGAGGTGAGACTAGAGAGCCTAATAAAGGTTATAAATAATAAGTTAACAAATATTGCCCAATCAGTTTTTTCTCCTTTTCTATCAATCATTAAatttctccctgttcccctcctctaatACCGTGACTGACTCCTTCCTCTTGACTGGAGCAGCAAGGGCTAGAAGTGAGTGGTTATATTGGTTTGTCTGCATGCTGCATGTCGCATGTGTGTACATGTCCCACTGTACTGCTATGGAGCATGAGATACTGTATGTTTCTGTTTGTGAAACATTTATCAGGAGAATACACAGTCATATCAGTAGTGTGTAATGTCAGCCATCTAGCTTAGGCTCATAGAatgataacattacagatatattaTACCTCTCAGCCTCCTCTTTAAAAGTAGGTCTTATTGGAGAGGAGTAACCCTCACTGCAGAGACTGCACTGTAATTGAGGGAAAAAGCTACCGCTCTATATTTAGCTCAGATATACTGCAATGTTTGGGTGTTCCCAGGGTTGCAACGGGTTTTCTTCATTTAAAGTGACAAGGATGGATATGTTACAGTACTGCTAGACAGAGAAAATCACAGCAATGTCAACCAAAATATCTGAAGGGCACGCGAAGAACATGAATCTACAAAGAAGTCCACATGGTGGCAAAGAAGTCCACATACTGCGCTGTAAAGTAGGTTACCAGATGTAGGCCAAAGCATGGAAGGGGGATAATGAGAAAGAACAAGAACAGACGTTTGTTTCATGGATTAAGCTGCTCAGGCTGCCACCGAACATATTACAAACAACTCTCATTGTATCACTAGAAATGTGCAGTGTTTGTGCAATGTTAGCCTTCAGTCCGAGGCCACTTTATAGACTGATGAAGGAATAAACTGTTATCGGGTCCATTTGGACTATCAGCTTTACCACGGAGACATTCCTGTAAATGAGGGAGGCAGAAACCTCCTACGCCTATGCTAGGCAACAATCAGGGGGAGTACTTTAATCTTCTGGAACATTTTAAATCCTAAGAGTCAGTCAGGAGAGAAACAGATTTATAGAGGCTAACACTGAGTGCAGATAGCTAccagaacaaaacaaaacaacatctTCACTGTCCTAGGTTCCCATAGCACAATGTGTAATTTGGCTATTGGGGTTGTGTATCTTGTCAGATTAAGATGCTGTCGGAGCGTAAGAGAGAGCTGGAGCGTCGGGTTAATGCTGTGCTAGAGGAAAACGAGCTACTTCAGAACACTGTTGACGACCTGAGGGAAAGAACGCTAGTGCTGGAGAAACATCACCACGAGAAGGACTTACAGGTACGATCTCTTTCGCTCTTTGTACAGTGCCATAATATTCCTGTATTATGCGTGAACGTGTATATGGGTTTATAGACATgttctgtaggtgtgtgtgtctgagtgtgttatGTTGATCTGTATGGTATCAGTGCTCTGTGTTGACCACTGTGTTGACCACTGTGTTGACTACTTGTTGACTACTGTGTTGACCACTGTGTTGTCTACTGTTTGTTGTCCACTGTATTGCTACGTGTGTCCAGTTACGACAGAGCCAGCTGGAGCTCCAGGAGGTCCGGGTGTCCCACAGACATCTGAGTGCCCGTTTTGAGGAGCTCACAGAGGAGAGAAGTCTACAAGGCCTCAGCCCACACCCTGCCAGCCTACTCTGTGAGATAGAACAGAGCATGGAGCaagaggagcaggaacaggagagGGAGCAGGTACATGCATGcacaagcacagacacacacacacacagtctgcttTGTGAGATAGTCCTAGATATGATATCAGTGATTCATAGTGTATTATAAACAGTCTTTTCTAAGCTGCTCTCCCTCATTGTCTCTAGCTTCGTCTCCAGCTGTGGGAGGCCTACTGCCAGGTGCGCTCGCTTGTCTCCCACCTGCGGGGCAACGACATCACAGACTCAGCCCTGTCCACAGACTCCTCCATGGACGAGTCCTCAGAGGCATACTCAGCGAAGGACGTTCCCATGGGGAGCCTGCATGCCAGTCTACTGGAGCTACGCAGACTCACACAGAACCTGCTAGACGGAAACGAGTCCACGGTACTGACCgtcacacacagatatacattgtagaataatagtgaagacatcaaaactatgaaataacacattttatatttgagatgtttcaaagtagccaccctttaccttgatgacagctttgcacactcttggcattatctcaaccaacttcatgaggtagtcacctgaaatgcatttcaattaacagacgtgccttaatttgtggaatttctttccttttgaatgcgtttgagccaatcagttgtgtcgtgacaaggtaggaggggtatacagaagacggccctatttggtaaaagaccaagtccatattatggcaagaacagataagcaaagagaaatgaccaaaagtccatcattactttaagacgtgaagatcagtcaattcggaaaagtttgtgcagtcgcaaaaaccatcaagcagtatgatgaaactggctcttatgaggaccgcaacaggaaaggaagacccagagttacctctgctgcagaggttaagttcattagagttaccagcctcagaaatcggcaattaactgcacctcagattgcacctcacagagttcaagtaacagacacatctcaacatcaactgttcagaggagactgcgtgaatcaggccttcatggtcgaattgctgcaaagaaaccactaccaataagaaaaagagacttgcttgggccaagaaacacgagcaatgaacattagaccggtggaaatctgtcctttggtctgatgagtccaaatgtgagattattggttccaaccgccaggtctttgtgagacgcagagtaagtgaacggatgatctctgcatgtgtggttcccaccgtgaagcatggagggggtgtgatggtatgggggtgctttgctggtgatttatttagaattcaaggcacacttaaccaggatggctaccacagcattctccaGCGATACACCAACccaatctggtttgcgcttagtgggactatcattttttccccaacaggacaatgacccaaaacacacctccaggctgtgtaagggctatttgaccaagaaggagagtgattgagtgctgcatcagatgacctgatgacctggtttgggatgagttggactgcagagtgaagggaaagcagccaacaagtgctcagcatatgtgggaactccttcaagactgttggaaaagcattccagcatTCTCcagtgtttgtaaacattgtaaatgtaaacaaatactgtatagcctcataacatggttaaaacaatgagtaggtgtgtccaaacttttgactggtactgtacatatgaaaATACTGACCAGATATACCATACAGATATTTAGTTCCTCCATATATCCAATAAAGAGTGTGCGATATTCAATACACACTCAAAACAACTCCAGATGAATTGAGTTGAGTTTGACCTGAATTCACAATATAATGAGTCtatgtgtgttgtggttgtgtgtgaGCAGGGTTCTCGCCGTAGTGACGAGGAGGCTCTGGAAGACCAGGTTCGAAAGCTTGGGGAAGAgctgagaggagtgagagagctGTACCAAGCAGACCAGGATAGAACACGGAACAGCCAAGAAGAGGTTCTACAACTCCATAATCAGGTACTACTGCACACAGAGCTTGATCATCACTGTTGTTCTCCAACAAGATCACTTCAACACAGCTTTGTTATTCAAGCTAGACACAGATGAAATGTCTTACTCACGAGGTTGACAATGTGTCTGATGAGTGTCTCCTATGTCATTCCTCCCCTGTCCTGAAGATGGCGATGCTCTCTGTGGAGATGTGCTCTGTACAGGAGGAGAGTGAGCGTATAAGGGCCATGTCTGAAGCACGAGACCCCAGTGAACAGCTCCAAAGTGCTATAAGAGACCGAGATGACGCTATTTCCAAGTAAAACATAGCACATTTGTGGGGCACAACTACATTGTATGTTTATCCTGTATGTAATAGGCTAGCATATAACAACAATGAATGGTTTTACAGTCATCTCCCGAATAAGCAGGCCAGTCATAAGCTCTCATTCAGCATAATGAGAGCATAGAAACTAGAGAGGTGTTGTCTGTCTCtaagctgtgtgtctgtctgcctaaCAGGAAGAAAGCGGTGGAGATGGAGCTGGCCAAGTGTAAGATAGATATCATGTCTCTGAACAGCCAGCTCCTGGATGCCATCCAGCAGAAGCTGAACCTATCACAGCAGCTGGAGGCCTGGCAGgtgggtcagaggtcagggatcATGAGGGGGCACACTAGACCACTCATAGTATGAGTTATTTCATTTGAATTTTTTGATTATTTAAAACACAATTCAGCCACACATGTGGATACACTGTATTTAAAATAATGGAGGATAACACAATAAAGTTGAACAACTTATTTCCATTGTAGTCCGCTGACTTATTTCCATGGTTGTCCgctgacttatttccattgtaGTCCgctgacttatttccattgttgtccgctgacttatttccattgttgtccgctgacttatttccattgttgtccgctgacttatttccattgttgtccgctgacttatttccattgttgtccgctgacttatttccattgttgtccgctgacttatttccattgttgtccgctgacttatttccattgtaGTCCgctgacttatttccattgttgtccgctgacttatttccattgttgtccgctgacttatttccattgttgtccgctgacttatttccattgttgtccgctgacttatttccattgttgtccgctgacttatttccatt
This sequence is a window from Oncorhynchus keta strain PuntledgeMale-10-30-2019 chromosome 14, Oket_V2, whole genome shotgun sequence. Protein-coding genes within it:
- the LOC118393096 gene encoding BICD family-like cargo adapter 1 codes for the protein MSSSCLDLHTSKAAISAPPELDSDCMEHPVNQGNKTPQEKGGFQGHSLLHTGSGGLGMALEEELAMLTGEQDDEQEEELSELETPVIGQNTDLLSLFRQKEKDLVLAAKLGKALLERNQDLTKQYEKINKDLNDKLEHHEQEKHELRRRLENREGEWGDRVAELEIDVQQLQGELERHQVQLREADRDKSTAMRELSEENHRLLEQLNRATDVERQLSAQVHSLRDDFREKSISTNQHMTRLESLQAEIKMLSERKRELERRVNAVLEENELLQNTVDDLRERTLVLEKHHHEKDLQLRQSQLELQEVRVSHRHLSARFEELTEERSLQGLSPHPASLLCEIEQSMEQEEQEQEREQLRLQLWEAYCQVRSLVSHLRGNDITDSALSTDSSMDESSEAYSAKDVPMGSLHASLLELRRLTQNLLDGNESTGSRRSDEEALEDQVRKLGEELRGVRELYQADQDRTRNSQEEVLQLHNQMAMLSVEMCSVQEESERIRAMSEARDPSEQLQSAIRDRDDAISKKKAVEMELAKCKIDIMSLNSQLLDAIQQKLNLSQQLEAWQDDMHSMIDQQLMEKHQEEWRVTPYTLAGPSGGRGGPSGQSSRRASRLSDGDKRLFSFFKKN